The following coding sequences lie in one Alloacidobacterium dinghuense genomic window:
- a CDS encoding VOC family protein, giving the protein MSANVGKTTIAPLLSVRNGAKAVAFYETAFGATVLMRVDAPDGAVVAQLSVGGAGFWLADESPEHQNFSPETLGGGTVRMIMVVDDPDAVFARAVAAGATVVWPVEDQPYHWRVGRVVDPFGHHWEIGKPLG; this is encoded by the coding sequence ATGAGTGCCAATGTTGGAAAAACTACGATTGCTCCGCTGCTCTCGGTGCGCAATGGGGCGAAGGCGGTTGCGTTCTACGAAACGGCATTTGGGGCGACGGTGCTGATGCGGGTGGACGCTCCGGATGGGGCCGTGGTCGCGCAGCTGTCGGTTGGCGGAGCTGGCTTCTGGCTGGCGGACGAGTCGCCGGAACACCAGAACTTCAGTCCGGAGACGCTGGGCGGCGGAACCGTGCGGATGATCATGGTGGTCGACGATCCGGATGCTGTGTTTGCGCGGGCGGTTGCGGCCGGCGCTACCGTCGTTTGGCCGGTTGAGGATCAGCCGTATCATTGGCGCGTTGGCCGGGTGGTTGATCCGTTCGGGCACCATTGGGAGATTGGCAAGCCTTTGGGCTAG
- a CDS encoding P63C domain-containing protein: protein MSDESTGKAKGGFARAEVLSPEKRSQIAKKAALARWGDSEAVDAAIQPTHNGQIHINGLDIDCVVLSDGRRVISQRAVGRALGRRRGGEDYYRRKTGSSGGELPEFLGAKNLNPFISDELRMAVSKPIFYGDKGRVAYGIEAQLLPQICDVWLKARDHGALKTIQLPVAQRVEILMRGLAHVGIIALVDEATGYQEVRPKDALQAFLEKIIAKELAAWAKKFPDEFYENIYKLKNWPWPGMKKNRYSVVAYYTRDLVYERLAPGLLKELESKSPKNDSGNRTNKLHQWLTDDIGNPMLAQHLHSVIMFQRLAIASGYGWHRFLKMVDQVMPRRGATLEIPFPVPDEID from the coding sequence ATGAGCGACGAATCGACTGGCAAAGCAAAAGGCGGGTTTGCTAGAGCTGAGGTTCTTAGCCCGGAAAAGCGCAGCCAGATTGCAAAGAAGGCCGCGCTAGCTAGATGGGGAGACTCAGAAGCAGTGGACGCCGCAATTCAGCCCACGCATAACGGACAGATTCATATCAACGGGTTGGACATCGACTGTGTTGTCCTGAGCGATGGTCGAAGGGTGATATCGCAACGAGCGGTTGGACGCGCATTAGGTCGAAGACGTGGGGGAGAGGATTATTACCGTCGAAAGACCGGAAGCTCTGGCGGAGAACTGCCCGAATTTCTAGGGGCAAAAAACCTAAACCCTTTTATTTCCGATGAGTTACGCATGGCGGTGAGCAAGCCTATTTTTTACGGAGATAAAGGAAGAGTCGCGTATGGGATTGAAGCGCAGTTGCTTCCCCAGATTTGCGATGTGTGGTTGAAGGCTAGAGATCATGGTGCGCTAAAAACAATTCAGCTTCCAGTGGCGCAACGAGTGGAAATACTGATGCGCGGTTTGGCCCATGTCGGCATCATTGCGCTCGTTGATGAGGCAACAGGCTATCAAGAAGTGAGGCCGAAAGATGCCCTTCAGGCATTCTTAGAAAAGATCATCGCTAAGGAACTAGCTGCATGGGCCAAGAAATTCCCCGACGAATTTTACGAGAACATCTACAAGCTGAAGAATTGGCCATGGCCTGGGATGAAAAAGAATCGCTACAGTGTTGTTGCCTATTACACCCGCGACCTCGTATACGAGCGCCTCGCCCCTGGTCTACTCAAAGAGCTTGAGAGCAAGAGTCCGAAGAATGATAGCGGCAACCGGACGAACAAACTGCATCAATGGCTAACAGACGATATTGGTAACCCGATGCTCGCACAGCATCTGCACTCAGTTATCATGTTTCAGCGGTTAGCGATTGCCAGTGGATATGGTTGGCATCGGTTTCTAAAAATGGTCGATCAGGTGATGCCGAGGCGAGGCGCAACTCTGGAAATTCCGTTCCCAGTGCCGGACGAGATCGATTAA
- a CDS encoding alpha/beta hydrolase family protein codes for MNRALTLLGCVAVSSVMIQSQTASDPTVTAPSAAPAVMAPQIPIPSGPFGIGRTGYDWTDNSRPNRYSTDQQAHRELMVYVWYPTSQKDAETTGAYLPAAKQMDAIPDIQHRMQQEFEGNWPLIVSGTIASHVSDSAPVARNPKHFPVVFFSHGSGGTSFESTSLIEDLVSHGYVVVAIEHTYTAIAVAFSNGKIVLQDQGPADLTPQQRFQRMMAGAAAGISEGAADIRFVLDKLTELNSADTQHFLLARRLDLNSVAAMGHSAGGAFAARACQLDGRFKACIDLDGELVPVAALPEYPDGKTIQQPLLFLEAYHPESRMGGTHAQIEEYYKKKEEQLQSCPAGSYDVVLKSPGIFHGSFSDYPLLAAAGNADATAMALHNLHLTQMFVRAFLDKYLKHEKEPLFESKEFHAEATIQQYGH; via the coding sequence ATGAACAGGGCGCTTACATTACTCGGCTGCGTTGCCGTTTCGTCTGTAATGATTCAGAGCCAGACGGCCAGCGATCCTACCGTCACTGCACCGAGTGCAGCACCTGCAGTTATGGCCCCTCAAATACCAATACCGTCCGGGCCATTTGGAATTGGCCGCACAGGTTACGACTGGACCGACAACTCGCGTCCAAACCGCTACTCAACGGATCAGCAGGCTCATCGAGAGTTAATGGTCTATGTTTGGTATCCCACCTCGCAGAAAGATGCCGAGACCACAGGAGCCTATTTGCCTGCCGCAAAGCAGATGGACGCCATACCAGATATTCAGCATCGCATGCAGCAGGAGTTTGAGGGCAACTGGCCGCTCATCGTTTCAGGCACGATTGCTTCTCATGTCAGCGACAGTGCTCCTGTAGCGAGAAATCCCAAACACTTCCCTGTAGTTTTTTTCTCGCATGGGAGCGGCGGTACAAGCTTTGAATCCACATCGTTGATTGAAGATCTGGTAAGTCATGGATACGTGGTCGTGGCAATAGAGCACACATATACCGCCATAGCAGTTGCGTTTTCGAATGGCAAGATTGTTCTTCAGGACCAAGGCCCTGCTGACCTCACTCCCCAACAACGATTCCAACGAATGATGGCGGGGGCGGCGGCGGGGATTAGTGAAGGTGCCGCTGATATACGGTTTGTTCTCGACAAGTTGACGGAATTGAATAGCGCCGATACCCAACATTTCCTGCTCGCCAGAAGACTCGACCTGAATAGCGTGGCAGCGATGGGGCATTCTGCTGGAGGTGCATTCGCGGCGCGAGCATGTCAGCTCGATGGAAGATTCAAAGCATGTATCGACCTTGACGGAGAGTTGGTGCCAGTAGCAGCGCTACCTGAATATCCTGACGGCAAAACCATACAGCAGCCTCTTCTGTTTCTTGAGGCTTATCATCCCGAATCGAGGATGGGCGGAACACACGCCCAGATCGAGGAATACTACAAGAAGAAAGAAGAACAACTCCAGAGCTGCCCTGCGGGAAGTTATGACGTGGTTTTGAAATCTCCTGGAATTTTTCACGGCAGCTTCAGCGATTATCCGCTCCTGGCGGCAGCCGGCAACGCCGATGCAACAGCGATGGCGCTTCACAACTTACATCTCACGCAGATGTTTGTTCGTGCTTTCTTAGACAAATACTTGAAGCACGAGAAAGAGCCTTTATTCGAGAGTAAAGAGTTCCATGCGGAGGCGACGATCCAGCAATACGGCCACTGA
- a CDS encoding slipin family protein, with amino-acid sequence MRRFGQYSTVGIAVFVVCVLAGFQATVFTRHGVYAIIGLLAGAYFFFAIKVVNQWERVAVLRFGHYRGLRGPGVFLIVPIVDTLSRYVDQRTRLATVNAESTLTRDTVPVDVDAIVFWLVWNAEKSILEVEDFVQAITLSAHTALRESIGRHQLAQMITDRESLGAELQKILDAKTTAWGITVQSVEIRDVRIPLGLQNAMSQQAQAERERQARVILGEAEVQVSAQFAQASEAYAANPVALHLRAMNMLYEAIRDKGSTVIVPSSAVETMGLGGMLAMTSMGKQP; translated from the coding sequence ATGAGAAGATTCGGTCAGTACAGCACCGTCGGCATCGCAGTCTTCGTCGTTTGCGTGCTCGCCGGATTTCAAGCCACAGTATTCACCAGGCACGGCGTCTACGCGATCATCGGCCTTCTTGCCGGCGCTTATTTTTTCTTCGCCATCAAGGTCGTCAACCAGTGGGAACGCGTTGCCGTGCTGCGCTTCGGCCATTACAGAGGGTTGCGCGGCCCCGGCGTCTTCCTCATCGTTCCCATCGTCGACACGCTCAGCCGCTACGTCGACCAGCGCACGCGCCTCGCCACCGTCAATGCCGAGTCCACGCTCACGCGCGATACTGTTCCCGTCGATGTGGACGCCATCGTCTTCTGGCTCGTCTGGAACGCGGAAAAATCCATCTTAGAAGTTGAAGATTTTGTTCAGGCCATCACCCTCAGTGCCCATACCGCGCTGCGCGAATCCATCGGCCGCCACCAACTCGCGCAGATGATCACTGACCGCGAAAGCCTCGGCGCCGAGCTGCAGAAAATCCTCGACGCAAAAACAACCGCGTGGGGCATCACTGTGCAGTCTGTCGAAATTCGCGACGTTCGCATCCCGCTCGGGCTTCAGAACGCCATGTCGCAGCAGGCACAAGCCGAACGCGAGCGCCAGGCCCGCGTCATCCTCGGCGAAGCCGAAGTACAGGTCTCCGCCCAATTCGCACAAGCCTCAGAAGCCTACGCCGCCAACCCGGTGGCCCTGCACCTCCGCGCCATGAACATGCTCTATGAAGCCATTCGCGACAAAGGCTCGACGGTCATCGTGCCATCCTCCGCCGTAGAAACCATGGGCCTCGGCGGAATGCTGGCCATGACATCGATGGGAAAGCAACCGTAG
- a CDS encoding IS1 family transposase, with amino-acid sequence MNRLSTAKRVQVVSALVEGNSINAIVRMTGVAKHTVLNLLRDLGIACAEYHDQNVRGLRVKRLQCDEIWSFVGAKKKAASPEQKQEGWGDAWTWTGIDADTKLCVSYLVGLRDKGCTFEFIQDCADRIVGRPQITTDALKAYPDAIEAAFGSEVDYAQLHKIYGAPDKEEARRYSPSAIIGTDMKTVCGNPDPKHVSTSFVERQNLTMRMHMRRFTRLTNGFSKKQENHAHAVALHFMYYNFCKVHKTLRVTPAMQAGLTDHIWTLEELCALIPKKVAAKSTIDQDLIRRALESVEK; translated from the coding sequence ATGAATCGGCTAAGCACAGCAAAGCGCGTCCAAGTCGTCTCAGCTCTAGTAGAAGGCAACAGCATCAATGCAATCGTCCGCATGACGGGCGTTGCTAAGCACACAGTTCTGAACCTGCTTCGCGATCTTGGTATTGCCTGTGCTGAATATCACGACCAGAACGTGCGCGGACTTCGCGTAAAGCGGTTGCAATGCGATGAAATCTGGTCTTTTGTTGGCGCAAAGAAGAAGGCAGCTTCACCCGAACAGAAGCAGGAAGGCTGGGGCGATGCCTGGACCTGGACCGGAATTGACGCCGATACCAAGCTCTGCGTTTCATACCTCGTCGGGCTGCGGGATAAAGGCTGTACGTTTGAATTTATCCAAGATTGTGCGGATCGGATTGTTGGAAGGCCGCAGATCACTACAGACGCGTTGAAAGCATACCCAGATGCGATTGAAGCGGCCTTTGGCTCGGAAGTCGATTATGCGCAACTCCACAAAATCTACGGCGCTCCAGACAAAGAAGAAGCACGGCGATATTCCCCCTCAGCCATTATTGGAACGGACATGAAAACTGTATGCGGTAATCCTGATCCAAAGCACGTTTCTACCAGTTTTGTAGAACGCCAGAATCTAACCATGCGGATGCATATGCGCCGCTTTACCCGGCTGACTAATGGATTCTCGAAGAAACAGGAGAATCACGCTCATGCTGTCGCGCTGCACTTCATGTATTACAACTTCTGCAAGGTTCACAAGACCTTGAGAGTGACGCCAGCGATGCAAGCAGGGCTTACAGATCACATCTGGACACTAGAGGAACTGTGCGCTCTGATTCCCAAGAAAGTCGCAGCCAAGTCCACTATCGATCAGGATTTGATTCGCAGGGCACTTGAATCTGTGGAAAAGTAA